From one Gossypium hirsutum isolate 1008001.06 chromosome D08, Gossypium_hirsutum_v2.1, whole genome shotgun sequence genomic stretch:
- the LOC107928289 gene encoding transcription factor JUNGBRUNNEN 1 produces MFVPFTSLSQQKESKMNMVDGTTSTVDEGVPLPGFRFHPTEEELVGFYLRQKVDNKCLTIELIKEIDIYKYDPSDLPKTGMMGENDLYFFCKRGRKYRNSVRPNRVTGSGFWKATGIDKPVFSVKSGEAIGLKKTLVYYHGSAGKGTKTDWMMHEFRLPNPTLTAQEAEVWTICRIFKRNKKIKQDSRQGAAKRASTSNGNGVDGYKRCSVESNSHENYITIGSQIIENYDDDDDDGEMVMDHGMNDESCRGEWYHGELQRMASSSSPSSSFSTVNDFFTNANWDELKSILDLDLDPFLL; encoded by the exons ATGTTTGTGCCTTTTACTTCACTTAGCCAGCAAAAAGAATCAAAGATGAACATGGTCGATGGCACCACCAGTACTGTGGACGAAGGTGTTCCACTTCCAGGTTTCCGGTTCCACCCGACGGAAGAAGAGCTCGTCGGGTTTTACCTTCGACAAAAAGTTGACAACAAATGCCTCACAATCGAACTTATCAAAGAGATCGATATCTACAAATATGACCCCTCTGATCTTCCAA AAACTGGCATGATGGGAGAGAACGACTTGTATTTCTTTTGTAAACGAGGAAGAAAGTATCGGAACAGTGTAAGACCAAACCGAGTGACAGGATCAGGGTTTTGGAAAGCGACAGGTATCGATAAGCCTGTTTTTTCGGTCAAAAGCGGTGAAGCCATCGGGCTAAAAAAAACGTTAGTGTACTACCATGGAAGTGCAGGAAAAGGAACTAAAACCGATTGGATGATGCATGAATTTCGCCTTCCCAATCCCACATTGACCGCACAAGAAGCT GAAGTATGGACAATATGTCGAATCTTCAAGcggaataaaaaaatcaaacaagaTTCGAGACAAGGTGCTGCTAAACGAGCTTCAACTAGCAATGGCAATGGTGTAGACGGCTACAAACGTTGCAGTGTGGAATCCAACAGCCATGAAAATTACATTACAATCGGGTCTCAAATCATTGAAAACTAcgatgacgatgatgatgatggtgagaTGGTTATGGATCATGGGATGAATGATGAGAGTTGCAGAGGGGAATGGTATCATGGAGAGCTGCAACGTATGGCATCATCATCGTCACCATCTTCAAGCTTTTCAACAGTGAATGATTTCTTCACAAATGCCAACTGGGATGAGCTTAAATCAATTCTGGACTTGG